One window from the genome of Microbacterium sulfonylureivorans encodes:
- the gatB gene encoding Asp-tRNA(Asn)/Glu-tRNA(Gln) amidotransferase subunit GatB: MAKDKLLDFDKALELYEPVLGFEVHVELNTRTKMFSGAANPAHIDNHGAEPNTLVAPVDMGLPGSLPTVNAEAVKFSISLGLALGCSIAPSSRFARKNYFYPDLGKNYQISQYDEPIAFEGSVDVELSDGTVVTVPIERAHMEEDAGKLTHVGGSTGRIQGAEYSLVDYNRAGVPLVEIVTKPIFGAEHRAPEIAKAYVQTIRDIVLSLGISEARMERGNLRCDANVSLRPRGQEKLGTRTETKNVNSMRSVERAVRYEIQRQAAILAAGGTIIQETRHWHEDTGTTSPGRPKSDADDYRYFPEPDLLPVAPSIELIEELRAALPEPPSARRRRLKADWGFADIEFQGVVNSGLLAEVEATVAAGATPAAARKWWTGEIARIANAEGREASDLATPADVAALQVLVDSGALNDKLARQVLEGVIAGEGTPQEVVDARGLAVVSDDGALIAAIDEALASQPDVLEKIRDGKVQAAGAVIGAVMKAMKGQADAARVRELVLERASAS, encoded by the coding sequence ATGGCCAAGGACAAGCTGCTGGACTTCGACAAGGCCCTCGAGCTGTACGAGCCGGTGCTCGGCTTCGAGGTGCACGTCGAGCTCAACACCAGGACGAAGATGTTCTCAGGTGCGGCCAACCCCGCCCACATCGACAACCACGGCGCCGAGCCGAACACGCTCGTCGCACCCGTCGACATGGGTCTGCCCGGGTCGCTCCCGACGGTCAACGCCGAGGCCGTGAAGTTCTCGATCAGCCTCGGGCTCGCGCTCGGGTGCTCGATCGCGCCCTCGAGCCGGTTCGCGCGGAAGAACTACTTCTACCCCGACCTCGGCAAGAACTACCAGATCTCCCAGTACGACGAGCCCATCGCCTTCGAGGGCTCCGTCGACGTCGAGCTGTCCGACGGCACGGTGGTCACTGTCCCGATCGAGCGCGCACACATGGAAGAGGATGCCGGAAAGCTCACGCACGTCGGTGGCTCGACCGGGCGCATCCAGGGCGCCGAGTACTCGCTCGTCGACTACAACCGCGCCGGAGTGCCGCTCGTCGAGATCGTCACCAAGCCGATCTTCGGAGCCGAGCACCGCGCACCCGAGATCGCCAAGGCGTACGTGCAGACGATCCGCGACATCGTGCTCTCGCTCGGCATCTCGGAGGCGCGCATGGAGCGCGGCAACCTCCGCTGCGATGCGAACGTCTCGCTGCGCCCGCGCGGTCAGGAGAAGCTCGGCACGCGCACCGAGACGAAGAACGTCAACTCGATGCGCTCCGTCGAGCGCGCCGTCCGCTACGAGATCCAGCGCCAGGCGGCCATCCTCGCCGCCGGGGGCACGATCATCCAGGAGACGCGCCACTGGCACGAGGACACCGGCACGACCTCGCCCGGTCGTCCGAAGTCCGACGCCGATGACTACCGCTACTTCCCCGAGCCCGACCTGCTGCCGGTCGCTCCGAGCATCGAGCTGATCGAGGAGCTCCGTGCCGCTCTGCCGGAGCCTCCGTCCGCTCGCCGCCGGCGGCTCAAGGCCGACTGGGGCTTCGCCGACATCGAGTTCCAGGGAGTCGTCAACAGCGGCCTGCTCGCCGAAGTCGAGGCGACCGTCGCCGCGGGCGCGACACCGGCGGCCGCACGCAAGTGGTGGACGGGCGAGATCGCCCGCATCGCGAACGCCGAGGGGCGCGAAGCATCCGATCTCGCCACCCCCGCGGATGTCGCGGCCCTGCAGGTCCTCGTCGACTCGGGGGCGCTGAACGACAAGCTCGCGCGCCAGGTGCTCGAAGGGGTCATCGCCGGCGAGGGAACGCCGCAGGAGGTCGTCGACGCCCGTGGTCTGGCCGTCGTCTCTGACGACGGCGCCCTGATCGCGGCGATCGACGAGGCGCTCGCGTCGCAGCCCGACGTGCTCGAGAAGATCCGCGACGGCAAGGTGCAGGCGGCCGGGGCCGTCATCGGCGCCGTGATGAAGGCGATGAAGGGCCAGGCGGACGCCGCGCGCGTGCGTGAGCTGGTACTGGAGCGCGCATCGGCGTCCTGA
- a CDS encoding SDR family NAD(P)-dependent oxidoreductase: protein MSGERRVTVVTGAAGGIGGAIVDVLLARDEAVVAVDLRRSGRPASSAFAEVLGDAGVEDVAERAIAAAERLGVMTGWVNNSAVFDDLWLDGVGGARTSAAIAANLEPAVVGSAAAVRAFLRAGTAGALVAVSSHQAARAVRGSLAYATAKAAIEGLTRSLAVDYGADGIRANAVALGSIRTRRYDERLAALPDAERRAFEESIAALHPAGRVGEASEVAEVVAFLLSDAASFVTGAVIPVDGGRAARGGDPEERRPPTTPS from the coding sequence ATGAGCGGGGAACGGCGGGTCACCGTCGTCACCGGTGCCGCCGGCGGCATCGGCGGAGCCATCGTCGACGTGCTGCTCGCCCGCGACGAAGCCGTCGTCGCGGTGGACCTCCGCCGGAGCGGACGCCCGGCATCGTCGGCCTTCGCGGAGGTGCTCGGCGATGCGGGCGTCGAAGACGTGGCCGAACGAGCCATCGCCGCTGCCGAGCGCCTGGGGGTGATGACCGGGTGGGTGAACAACTCCGCGGTGTTCGACGACCTGTGGCTCGACGGTGTCGGCGGAGCGCGGACGAGCGCGGCCATCGCGGCGAACCTCGAACCGGCGGTGGTCGGATCGGCCGCGGCGGTGCGCGCCTTCCTCCGCGCGGGCACGGCGGGCGCGCTCGTGGCGGTCAGCTCGCATCAGGCCGCGCGGGCCGTGCGGGGCAGTCTCGCGTACGCGACCGCGAAGGCGGCCATCGAGGGGCTCACGCGGTCCCTCGCGGTGGACTACGGCGCCGACGGCATCCGGGCGAACGCCGTCGCCCTCGGCTCGATCCGCACCCGCCGGTACGACGAGCGGCTCGCGGCGCTTCCCGATGCCGAGCGCCGCGCCTTCGAGGAGTCCATCGCCGCGCTCCACCCCGCCGGGCGGGTGGGGGAGGCTTCCGAAGTGGCCGAGGTCGTCGCGTTCCTGCTGTCCGACGCCGCATCCTTCGTCACCGGAGCCGTGATCCCCGTCGACGGCGGCCGGGCCGCGCGCGGCGGCGATCCCGAGGAGCGTCGCCCCCCTACGACCCCGTCGTGA
- the gatA gene encoding Asp-tRNA(Asn)/Glu-tRNA(Gln) amidotransferase subunit GatA: MTDLTKLSAAALADKLASREVSSVEATQAHLDRIAAVDGDVHAFLHVSDHALEVAADIDRRRAAGEQLGPVAGVPLAIKDVLVTTDMPSTSGSKILEGYMSPYDATVVARSRAAGLVPLGKTNMDEFAMGSSTEHSAYGPTRNPWDLDRIPGGSGGGSAAAVAAFEAPLALGSDTGGSIRQPAHVTGTVGLKPTYGGVSRYGAIALASSLDQVGPVTRTVLDAGLLHDVIGGHDPHDATSLADAWPSFADAARDGARGDVLKGLKVGVIKELPDAGFQPGVSASFRGALRAMEAHGAEIVEISAPHFEYGVAAYYLILPAEASSNLAKFDSVRFGLRLDVPGGTVEDVMAKTRDAGFGDEVKRRIILGTYALSAGYYDAYYGSAQKVRTLIQQDFDNAFAAVDVIATPSAPTTAFKLGEKIDDPMQMYLNDVTTIPANLAGVPGISIPSGLADEDGLPVGIQFLAPAREDARLYRVGAALEAVLVDSWGAPLLDRAPILGGAR; the protein is encoded by the coding sequence GTGACCGATCTGACGAAGCTGAGCGCCGCCGCGCTCGCAGACAAGCTCGCCTCGCGGGAGGTCTCGAGCGTGGAGGCCACGCAGGCCCACCTCGACCGCATCGCCGCCGTCGACGGCGATGTGCACGCGTTCCTCCACGTGAGCGACCACGCGCTCGAGGTCGCCGCCGACATCGACCGCCGCCGTGCCGCGGGCGAGCAGCTCGGCCCGGTGGCCGGTGTGCCGCTCGCCATCAAGGACGTGCTCGTCACGACCGACATGCCGTCGACGAGCGGATCGAAGATCCTCGAGGGCTACATGTCGCCCTACGACGCGACGGTCGTCGCGCGCTCACGCGCGGCCGGCCTCGTTCCGCTCGGCAAGACGAACATGGACGAGTTCGCGATGGGCTCGTCCACCGAGCACTCCGCGTACGGTCCGACCCGGAATCCGTGGGATCTCGACCGTATCCCCGGCGGATCGGGCGGTGGCTCCGCCGCCGCCGTCGCCGCGTTCGAGGCTCCGCTGGCTCTCGGGTCCGACACCGGCGGCTCGATCCGCCAGCCGGCGCACGTCACCGGCACCGTCGGCCTCAAGCCCACGTACGGCGGCGTCAGCCGATACGGCGCGATCGCTCTCGCCTCGAGCCTCGACCAGGTCGGCCCCGTCACCCGCACCGTCCTCGACGCCGGACTGCTGCACGACGTGATCGGCGGCCACGACCCGCACGACGCGACGTCGCTCGCCGACGCCTGGCCGTCGTTCGCCGACGCCGCCCGTGACGGCGCCCGCGGCGACGTGCTCAAGGGACTCAAGGTCGGTGTCATCAAGGAGCTCCCCGACGCCGGCTTCCAGCCCGGAGTCTCTGCCTCGTTCCGCGGCGCTCTCCGCGCGATGGAGGCGCACGGTGCCGAGATCGTCGAGATCAGCGCACCGCACTTCGAGTACGGCGTCGCCGCCTACTACCTGATCCTCCCCGCCGAGGCATCCAGCAATCTCGCCAAGTTCGACTCGGTGCGGTTCGGCCTGCGGCTCGATGTCCCCGGCGGAACGGTCGAGGATGTCATGGCGAAGACCCGTGACGCCGGGTTCGGCGACGAGGTCAAGCGCCGCATCATCCTCGGCACCTACGCCCTGTCGGCCGGCTACTACGACGCCTACTACGGCTCCGCGCAGAAGGTACGCACCCTCATCCAGCAGGATTTCGACAACGCCTTCGCGGCGGTGGACGTCATCGCGACCCCGTCGGCTCCGACGACCGCGTTCAAGCTCGGCGAGAAGATCGACGACCCGATGCAGATGTACCTCAACGATGTGACGACCATCCCGGCGAACCTCGCCGGCGTTCCGGGCATCTCGATCCCGTCGGGGCTCGCCGACGAGGACGGGCTGCCCGTCGGCATCCAGTTCCTGGCGCCCGCACGCGAGGACGCGCGCCTGTACCGCGTCGGCGCCGCCCTCGAAGCGGTGCTCGTCGACTCGTGGGGCGCGCCGCTGCTGGACCGCGCACCGATCCTCGGAGGGGCACGCTGA
- the gatC gene encoding Asp-tRNA(Asn)/Glu-tRNA(Gln) amidotransferase subunit GatC, whose product MSEITSDLVRHLGVLARIQLSDEEVERLTGQLDVIVDNIAKVSEVATPDVVATSHPIALENIFRPDVVGGQLTREQVLQNAPDAADGRFRVTAILGEEQ is encoded by the coding sequence GTGTCTGAAATCACCTCTGATCTCGTGCGCCATCTCGGTGTGCTCGCCCGGATCCAGCTGAGCGACGAGGAGGTCGAGCGCCTCACCGGTCAGCTCGACGTGATCGTCGACAACATCGCGAAGGTGTCGGAGGTCGCGACCCCCGATGTGGTGGCGACGAGCCACCCGATCGCGCTGGAGAACATTTTCCGCCCCGATGTCGTGGGCGGTCAGCTCACGCGGGAGCAGGTGCTTCAGAACGCTCCGGATGCCGCGGACGGCCGATTCCGCGTGACCGCGATCCTCGGCGAAGAGCAGTAA
- a CDS encoding RidA family protein, producing MPVTHVNPDSLHKNPAFSQGVIVEGPGRFVFVGGQNGVDGDGRVVSDDLPGQTRQALRNVLAVLEASGATPADAVTMNVNLVAPADIAAAFPVVGEVWGPHPAAVTVLQVADLGPEGALVEISAVAFVG from the coding sequence ATGCCCGTCACGCATGTGAATCCCGACTCGCTGCACAAGAACCCCGCCTTCAGCCAGGGGGTGATCGTGGAGGGCCCCGGGCGCTTCGTGTTCGTCGGCGGCCAGAACGGCGTCGACGGCGACGGCAGGGTCGTCTCCGACGATCTGCCCGGCCAGACGCGTCAGGCGCTGCGGAACGTCCTCGCCGTCCTCGAGGCGTCCGGGGCGACGCCCGCGGATGCGGTCACGATGAACGTCAACCTCGTCGCGCCCGCCGACATCGCCGCCGCCTTCCCGGTGGTCGGTGAGGTGTGGGGCCCGCATCCTGCCGCCGTCACGGTGCTCCAGGTCGCAGACCTCGGCCCCGAGGGCGCACTCGTCGAGATCAGCGCCGTCGCCTTCGTCGGTTGA
- a CDS encoding long-chain-fatty-acid--CoA ligase, producing MTTTYDPPRPWIASYAEGVPQDLAPVSGSLIDIVEASAKDYPDAAALQFFGRETTYRSLQAQIDRAAEGLRAQGVRPGDPVAIVLPNCPQHIVAFYAILRLGAVVIEHNPLYTPRELRKQFEDHGATHAIVWSKVVKTVQEFPTDLAVTSLISVDITKAMPFGTRLALRLPIAKAREARTALTERVSGAIPWEDIVGSDPLPSTYPKPATDDLALIQYTSGTTGTPKGASLTHRNLLANAAQAKAWVPSIVRGDGCVVYAVLPMFHAYGLTLCLTFAMSMGARLVLFPRFDPNMVLDVTKKHPATFLPLVPPIADRLLKAAREKGVSLAGTQVAISGAMALPHELVVPFEAASGGFLVEGYGLSECSPVLMANPVADNRVPGTVGLPLPGTECRVVDPDDPTQDVPQGERGELVVRGPQVFGGYYGKPEETEAVFTDGWFRTGDIVTIDDAGFVRVVDRIKELIITGGFNVAPTEVENALRQHPQIEDAAVVGLPSDRSGEEVVAAVVVAPGADIDVEAVREYVRGILTPYKVPRRIFVVDELPKSLIGKVLRRQVRDRLLTLTTGS from the coding sequence GTGACGACGACGTATGACCCGCCTCGCCCGTGGATCGCCAGCTACGCGGAAGGGGTACCGCAGGACCTCGCGCCGGTGAGCGGATCCCTCATCGACATCGTCGAGGCGTCCGCGAAGGATTATCCGGATGCCGCGGCCCTCCAGTTCTTCGGGCGCGAGACGACCTACCGCTCACTGCAGGCGCAGATCGACCGTGCCGCCGAGGGACTGCGCGCCCAGGGTGTGCGACCGGGCGACCCCGTCGCCATCGTGCTCCCGAACTGCCCGCAGCACATCGTGGCGTTCTACGCGATCCTGCGCCTGGGTGCCGTCGTCATCGAGCACAACCCGCTCTACACGCCGCGTGAGCTCCGCAAGCAGTTCGAGGACCACGGGGCCACGCACGCGATCGTGTGGTCGAAGGTCGTGAAGACCGTGCAGGAGTTCCCGACGGACCTCGCCGTGACGTCGCTGATCTCCGTGGACATCACGAAGGCAATGCCATTCGGCACCCGTCTGGCGCTGCGCCTGCCCATCGCGAAGGCACGCGAGGCCCGGACAGCGCTGACCGAGCGCGTGAGCGGTGCGATCCCGTGGGAGGACATCGTCGGCTCCGATCCGCTGCCGTCGACGTATCCGAAGCCCGCGACCGACGACCTCGCGCTCATCCAGTACACGAGCGGCACGACCGGCACTCCCAAGGGCGCCTCGCTGACGCATCGCAACCTGCTGGCCAACGCCGCACAGGCGAAGGCGTGGGTTCCGTCGATCGTGCGCGGCGACGGCTGCGTCGTCTATGCGGTGCTGCCGATGTTCCACGCCTACGGGCTGACACTCTGCCTCACCTTCGCGATGTCGATGGGCGCCCGCCTGGTGCTGTTCCCCCGGTTCGACCCCAACATGGTGCTCGACGTCACGAAGAAGCATCCCGCGACCTTCCTCCCGCTCGTGCCGCCGATCGCGGACCGGCTGCTCAAGGCCGCGCGCGAGAAGGGCGTATCGCTCGCGGGGACTCAGGTCGCGATCTCAGGCGCTATGGCGCTCCCCCACGAGCTCGTCGTGCCGTTCGAGGCGGCCTCGGGCGGGTTCCTCGTCGAGGGGTACGGCCTGAGCGAGTGCTCCCCCGTGCTCATGGCGAACCCTGTGGCGGACAACCGAGTGCCGGGAACGGTCGGGCTGCCGCTGCCCGGCACAGAGTGCCGTGTCGTCGACCCCGACGACCCGACGCAGGACGTTCCCCAGGGCGAACGGGGCGAACTCGTCGTCCGCGGTCCCCAGGTGTTCGGCGGCTACTACGGCAAACCGGAGGAGACGGAGGCCGTCTTCACCGACGGCTGGTTCCGCACCGGCGACATCGTGACGATCGACGACGCGGGCTTCGTCCGCGTCGTGGACCGGATCAAGGAGCTCATCATCACCGGCGGCTTCAACGTCGCACCGACCGAGGTCGAGAACGCCCTGCGTCAGCACCCGCAGATCGAGGACGCCGCCGTCGTCGGTCTGCCCAGCGACCGCTCCGGAGAGGAGGTCGTCGCGGCCGTCGTCGTCGCGCCGGGCGCCGACATCGACGTCGAGGCGGTGCGCGAGTACGTGCGCGGCATCCTCACCCCCTACAAGGTGCCCCGTCGCATCTTCGTCGTCGACGAACTGCCGAAGTCGCTGATCGGCAAGGTTCTCCGCCGTCAGGTGCGGGACCGGCTGCTCACCCTCACGACGGGGTCGTAG